The following DNA comes from Erigeron canadensis isolate Cc75 chromosome 3, C_canadensis_v1, whole genome shotgun sequence.
AACATCTATACttcatattaaaaagaatagcccccatgttaaaagttatatggagaaaatatctaaactaccctccataaaataaaaaaaacctctcCCCTTTTCATTCGTAGCCGTTCATCCACACATAACTCTCTCtcaatatctttctttttttcttttttttttttcatttgcacCCCGTTAATGGTATTTGCTGTAaagcgcgggtaccatgctagttttaTGTTAATACTTTTAGTATTTTACTTATCAACTTATAGGTTATGGCCGGGTTCAAATTTTATTAGGAATGTAAAATATGAGATGAAAACTGATTTGTACGTCAATTTTTGTTACCCATATAACATTAAACATGCTTTTTAAAGTATGTAATATGTAGTATGGTGTATGACTTAAATAAGGTGGCTAAATTATTGCTTTTCCAAATAAAAGAGTTTCTTAGGCGCATATGATTTCCAAATTGTATATGACAAATACCAAGGGGAAGTTATTGTCTTTTTTATCGCACGCctatatgttttgttttcttaaaaatacATTAGGAGATCAATTTTGTCTCACCAAAATAAGGATCATTAcgccttaaaaaaaaaaaagagataaggATCATTACAGGATAGATGTAAGTGTCTTGAAAATTTCCAGGCTATTAGAAGGAGAAAAATCACTTGCCATCATAAATTGGCTTCCCAAAAAGCCGGAATTTAAACCTTATTTATAAgcttttaaaatcatatatgaatgCGATAATAGTCATTAACAACAACTAAATTTAGTCACTTACTATTATGCCTTTAGTAAGATTGATAACCTTTAGTAAACTAGATATAACAATTTCCTTTTGTTATACTTTATGTGTATATGTCGATATATGCTAATAATTAAAGTACCAAACACCTAAAAATACTTTCACTATTGACAAAGTATTGTCTTTCAAACCAATTCATCTAGATTGTAGACAAAGTAATAAGCATATTATTCCTTTTGGGACATCCAATAACTTTGGACTGAAAAATAAGtaaacatatcatatcatatgcctttatatgtatttaatgcAAATAACGATTTTTTGATACTACCGATGGTATAATAGAGTGTTTTGCTATACATCTTCCATGAACGTATGACGTATATTGGAACAATGTTCATAAgatggaaaatatataaaataaagacatatttgaaaatactaaaagtaaaaagaaagtcaaaatGGAGAATGTTTTTGCTAAATGGAAATTTTGGCTTTTTGCGGTATTCCGATTGATCCAAATGAAAACAAAACCCAACAAACCAGGCCCAAATGCCCAATACTACTACAAACTCAACAAAAATACACCATGTGTTATCTCTTTGAAATATGCGGATCAGATATCATAACGAGTTCTAGATTATGTTGTCTTAATCGGATTCACGTTAAAGGGTCCCTCCACACTCGAACTCGGGTCTCTCCAAATCCGAACCTTTCCCAGGAAGACTGCCTGGACTATTAACCCAATGACATGTATATAGTGAATTAGTGAATCATTATTGATTTTTAAAGGGAAAATGATTATGACAACTTAATTTAAGGATCATTggttattacatgcataaaaattaGTACTACCCCTTGAATTTTTGCATAACaaactataaattttaattCAACCAAATAATTTGACTCTAACGTTTACAAGTTTTATATTCGATATCTTACAGAAGGAAATTTGAGAAGCAAGATAGGGAAGCCAGCAATGTTGGAAGATTGGATTACCACTATTACCCCTTTAGCAGATGGAGAATCAtcatataaagtatcatttcaatgggatgaagaagaTGGTCATATGGAAGTTCCAGGGGCATTCCTTATCCAAAATCATCATCACAGTGAGTTTTACCTCAAGACTCTTACACTTGAAGATGTTCCTGGCCATGGACAAGTTCATTTTGTgtgtaattcatgggtttatCCAGCAAAACACTACAAAAAGGACCGCGTTTTCTTTACTAATAAGGTATATACCATAAACCCTTCCTCGTTAAATTAAAGGTCGCAGTAGTAGGTTTTTCTATACAAAAAGATATGTAACACGACACTTACTAATTCACACAATTGTCCCAATGAGACTTGAACCCATCCCATGACTTTTGGTTGGTTGGCCAACCCACATACCGTTAGACTATAAGTCCTTTGATCGTATTCGTAACTTTCAAAGAGAGTAAAAATATAACTCCcaaaagttatttaaaatatatttttgtacttTGAACTTTTTGAAAATCCATAGTTTTTAGCAAGTGGTCATACAACATGTATATCTTATAGTATATCTAACTTGGTGCTTAGATAAACTATCATAGGACATCTTAATTACAATCTTTATGTGTTACAAACCATATTATTTTATGCTGCCATCTtcaatttgtaattttttttttctaagttttgctgttacaaaaataaaaataaaaaatgcacCTAAGTTAATTACTTGTGTAACCTTGAATGATTTGTATGTCTAAAATGGTGATTTTTCTATAATCTGTAAAATTTTAGTTCCTATATCAtctttaaaaacataattattacatataataGCTTCCTTTAAACaataagtttatttatgttGCAGGCATACCTTCCAAGTGAGACACCTGAATTTCTACATTCGTATAGGCAGGACGAGATGGAAATATTGCGGGGAGATGGGACAGGGATGCTTCAAGAATGGGACAGGGTCTATGATTATGCTTTCTACAATGATTTGGGAGATCCTGATAAGGATTTGGACGATGCCCGCCCAATTCTTGGAGGGTCTTCAGAGTACCCATATCCTCGTAGGGGTAGAACAGGCAGACCGCCTACCAAATCAGGTAATGACATATTCGTTATGTAATGTGACGTGTATACTAATACTTATATAGTACTAATATGACCACTTGAGATCATGTTCTTGATAAGTAAACTGATGTATTGTTTTGGTTAATGTGATAGATCCTAAAACGGAAAGCAGGCTTCCACTGATCATGAGCTTAAACATATATGTTCCAAGAGATGAGCGGTTTGGGCATTTGAAATTGTCTGATTTTCTAGCTTATGGTCTAAAATCTATTGTTCAGTTTCTTGTACCCGAGTTTCAAGCTCTAAGTGATAGCACCCATGATGAATTCGATTCATTTGAAGATATTATGAAGCTTTATGAAGGAGGATTTAAGCTTCCTGGAGGTCCATTGTTTGATCGCATTCGTGAAAAAGTTCCACTTGAAATACTGAAAACTCTTCTTGAAACAGATAGCTCTGGAGTTACAAAATTCCCCAAACCACAAATCATTAAAGGTAACCCATTCTATTATATGTCCAAAATGCAATGCAGATATACAATGTTccttacaaaaaaaagtttattaaggTATATCAATATTATTTCTTCATTTCTTCACAGAGGACAAGTCTGCTTGGAGGACAGATGAAGAATTTGCAAGAGAAATGCTGGCAGGCGTCAACCCTGTTAAAATCCGTCttctaaaagtaattgaattCTTGGTCCTTTTAGTAACATTTGGTATAACGATATAAAATCTGTTTTAAAAAAAGCGGTTTGTAAATAGTTTAGCTACTGAATTTGGTCACAAAAATTTAGTGTTGATGCTCAAATGCTCAATCCGTTGTTCATATATTTCTATAATTTTTTGTAGGAGTTTCCTCCCACAAGCAAGTTGGACGTCAATGTCTATGGAAACCAAAATAGTTCGATACAAGCACACCATGTTGAGAAAAACCTACATGGTTTAAAAGTCAACGAGGTAAAATCATATGCAGATCCAGTCTTGTTATAATaaacatgtataaaagcatAGTAAGTTATAAGACAATCATTtttatcaaattcttgcaaTGCAGGTATTAAAAGCGAATAAGTTGTTCATACTTGATCATCATGACTCATTGATGCCATACTTGAGGAGAATAAACGCAAGTACAAACAAGATATACGCCTCACGAACTTTGCTAATCCTACAAAATGATGGAACCCTAAAACCATTAGCAATTGAGTTAAGCTTGCCACATCCTGAAGACGATAAGCTTGGTGCGATTAGCAATGTGTACACCCCAGCTGAAAATGGAGTAGAAGGTTCGATCTGGCAGTTAGCAAAAGCGTATGTTGCTGTGAATGATTCTGGGATTCATCAACTCATTAGTCACTGGTACAATATTAACCCAACTCCATACAGTAGACTCTAGAATATACCATTTCTTGCACATGTTTTACATATTGAAGAAACTTCACAGGTTGAGTACGCACGCGGTCGTTGAGCCATTTGTGATTGCTGCAAATAGGCAACTAAGTGTACTCCACCCTGTCTATAAGCTTCTGTATCCACATTTCCGTGATACAATGAATATCAATGCTTTCGCAAGGCAGATCCTGATCAACGGTGGAGGAATCCTTGAGAAAACTGTATTTCCAGGAAGATATTCAATGGAATTGTCTTCGGTATTGTATAAGGATTGGGTTTTCCCTGAACAAGCGCTTCCAATGGATCTTGTCAAGAGGTAAAAAGCAATCTAAGAGGAATTCATCTTAACATACTCAAGTATTAAATCTTATTGTTTTCTTACTTACTAATGGAATTTACATTCAGGGGAATGGCGGTTGAGGACTCAAATTCTCCTCATGGGCTTCGCCTTCTAATTGAGGATTACCCATATGCAGTGGACGGTCTTGAAATCTGGTCTGCGATCAAATCGTGGGTAGAAGATTACTGCAAGTTCTACTACAAGAACGACGACATAGTTCAAAACGACACCGAACTTCAAGCGTGGTGGAAAGAACTACGAGAAGAGGGACATGGGGACAAGAAAGACGAGCCATGGTGGCCCAAAATGGATTCGTGTCAAAATCTAATAGACATTTGCTCGACATTCATATGGGTTGCTTCCGCTCTTCATGCAGCTGTCAACTATGGGCAATACCCTTATGCCGGGTACCTTCCAAACCGTCCAACTCTGAGTCGTAGGTTTATGCCCGAACCAAATACTCCAGAGTATGATGAACTTAAAAAGGATCCAGACAGTGTATTTTTGAAAACGATTACTCCCCAACTACAAACACTTCTTGGAGTTGCATTGATAGAGCTATTGTCAAGGCATTCATCGGATGAGATTTACCTTGGACAAAGAGAGTGTCCCGAGTGGACATTGGATGCAGAACCTTTAAACGCGTTCAAGAAATTTGGGGAGAAGCTGAAAGGGATCGAAGAAAGAATTGTAGCTATGAACAACGACGAAAAGCTAACAAACAGGGTTGGACCAGCAAATGTACCATACACACTACTCTATCCGACTAGCGAAAAAGGACTTACTGGGAAAGGAATTCCTAACAGTACTGCTATGtgataaataaaagaaagaaatccACCATTGCAACGCCGAAACATGACTGCACAAAACACATTTACCATTTATTATTTCGATATGATCAACAACATCAGCTGATGGTTGTAAATAGTTGGGAATATATGTATACATCGATAAGAAAATATCTACGTTTGTAATATCACAGTTCGTTCTTTTATTTTCTCTATTCAATTCACTAATTACAAATTATAATATCATGGCAACCGATTGAATTATGGAACATCAGAGTTAAATAACCTACAAATGGTGTCATGCTTGAATATGATTTTAATTGACGAGTATGTATGAATTCTCAACTCTTAAAAAcctattaaattttatttattggaTATTTAATTCAGCTTAATATTTAATCTCATTTTTAGGTTGTTTACAATGATTCCTTTTAATTACGTATGACTCACTTTTCTTTCCGAGTACTCTTATTCAGGAATCAGTGATGGTCTATATATAGTATTAGTTAGGAAGCCAAAAGATTTGCCATGCGATATGTCTGTTCAAGAACATGTTCAAAACAGGTCAAAAAATGGGTCGGGTTTTTTCCAGTCGCATCAAAAATCATCCTCTCACGGGACCAGATTTTACGGACCTGCAGTTACACGCATAGGTTCAGAAACGTTTGACCTAGAAACCCGTTTTCTACAACCCCTGCACGTGGGTAGGTACCAAAGTAAAACGTAACAAAAGCTCTTGACATGGCTTGGAGCCTTGCACTTATAACCTAGAGTGAACTAAGTTCCCATACCAATGTGCAAGTGACTTCGACTTCCACCATTTGCACCAAACATATGACTTTAAAATTCGACATCTCATTCACCAGTAACTTAATttctattataatatataataatcatatactatattttttttaataacaagttAATAGTTATATTTGTTATCATAAATATAGATATCACTATTATTATTTTCGATACTATTTTACTCGTATAATTTATagcttatatataatttatttataagttaacttgtaacttaatattatcaataatttaattatttatccaTCCATTAATATAATGAAACATGGTTAAAAATTGTAAAACGACATATTTTTCTGATTGAGTGATACCATATCGATATCAATTGTAATgttaaattttgataaataatgATACATGTTTGTTACTATTAGGTTATTATTAAAGTTACTAAGTGCATATAATCGAgtattttcagattttttttttccttataaaaaatcaatagtaaaatatttatagtaaaagaatagttaactttttaaatttcctGTAAACTTTTCCAAACAAATGAGGTCGTTACCTTTTGAAGATCCACTCTCGTTTTCAACTTTCCCAATTTCTTTCCATCTTCAATTTTTgtcatcaaaatttcaaaacatttcTTCCATTTACATTTACACCATCAATGGCTACCAAAACAACACAACAACAAATACCAAATTCATCTCCAAAAACCCCCAACAAAAAACCCCCAAATCCTTTCACTTTCTGGTTTTACTTCACTATTTCAGTCTCAATCATAACACCAATATTCATCACATTTTCAACTTTTTCAACACAAAATGACCCCAAAACATGGTTTCTTACATTGCCCACAAATCTTAGAAACCATTATTCAAATGGGAAATACATAAAAGTCCAAACAAGACTTGAAAGTGATTCACTTGATGTGTTCACAATCCAAGATGGACCATCAGATTCACTTCAAAATGTGCTTTTAGTACATGGGTATGCATCAAGTTCTTACCTTTTTACTGATCTTGTAAAAAAATTAGGTAAAAAAGGTATAAAGACTGTTGCTTTGGACTTGCCTGGTTTCGGGTTTTCAGATAAGTATGAAATGGTGACTGAAGAGAAAGTGATTGAGGGTTTTGGGAGGGTTTTAGAGTTGTATAACGAGATTAAAGAAAAGGGCATTTTTTGGGGTTTTGATCAGTTAGTTGAGCAAGGTTATGTGAATTATGATTATGAAGAGAATGAAATTCGGGTGTCGAAAGTAACGAGTTTGAAAGCGGTTGAGTTGGGTTCAGAAGAGATGGGTAGGGTTTTGAGACAAGTGATTAATGCATTAGGTTTAGCTCCTGTTGATTTAGTTCTTCATGATTCGGCGTTTAATTTAGGAGCGAATTGGGTGTCGAAAAATGTTGAGTTTGTAAGAAGTGTGACTCTGATTGATAGTGCATCGAATCAGCCGGCTTTTCCTTTATGGGTTTTGAAAATGCCAGTACTTAGAGAAGTTGCTTTAGGTTTTGGATTTTTGTTTGGGAAGGTTATTGAAAATTGTTGCTCAAAATCGGTTGGGGGTTTTGATGCAGAGGGTCACAGGCTTCTATTGAAGGGTAGAGATGGAAGAAAATCGGCTGTTGGAACGGGGAATAAAATGAATTCTAGTTTCGATATTGCCGAATGGGGTAAACTTGATGGTGTGAAAAATTTGCCAATGCAGGTGATTTGGTCTACTAGTTGGTCGGAAGAATGGATCAAACAGGGACACAAAGTTGCCGCCATGCTTCCTCATGCGACCTTTGTCACACATTCTGGTGGCCGCTGGCCACAGGTGAGGATTTAACTTGTTTCAAATGTTATGCTGtattttgacttttgtgatTATGATAGTAGTGAAATGTGCTTATATTATTGTTAGAGGTTTGTATTTAATTGTTAAGGGAAGTTAAATTAGATTAGTTGGTAAATCTGTTAACAAACGTTGAAGTAATGCAAGCGCTCCTGTTTTTTTAGAGTTATCGAGGGAATAGGTCACTAGTTTAGaagaatatatagttttttgaaTGTATAACTTATAGGCTGGAATGACAAGTTAAATGGGTTGGATAATAGGTGAAACCTTGTAAATTTTTGGTACAGTTTTGGAAGGTTGGGTTGACAGAGAATATTTTGTCCAGAattcattagttttttttcttttataaataacgGTTTTGTCAAATATTACTACAAAAGCATATCATTCGATAAATCAACTAAGTCTTCAGATTTAGTGCGAAAAACACACTTTGTGCCGCTATGGACTTGTTTGACATGTTCTTCCCGTTTCTTCCATTTCCTCTGACCTAATGTCTTTTACTCGTCTGAGCCAATGAAGCATAAACACTAACAACCCAATTTCAAAGCTAAATTAGTCAAAATTTCTACCTTTACACATAGGGTGTAAGTTAAGTTAATGTGTATAGCATATGCTAATTTTCTTAAATACGTGCCTGATTATCCTCCTAAAAAGTAGATTGTGGCACATGAAGGTATGAGAGCATATGAAAAGGGAATGAGTCTGACGCATGTCATCATCTCCTTGTTAGGAGGATCAATTAGGAATAGATTATAGCAGGATATGGTATTGCTTAATGAATATGGAGTAATATGATGATGCAGTATAAGGAtttactttttagtgtggaaaCCTAAGATCTATATCGCGAGTTCTGTGTAAAGATGGAACGGATTTGTTTACTTCATATCTAAGCCAAGGTGGCAGCGATTTCTATCTTCCATAATCAAGCCCGTGAGAGTGTTCTTGTAGAACCTTTGTCGATgttagtatatattttattttggttgAGCACTAGCAAAAGGAAGCTTTAATGCATACGGCTTTTGTTGATATTTGTGAGGCCAGGTAGCATTCTGCAAAGTGCGAGGTGTTTAACTTATTTTGGATATGACCTTGTTCCCTATATGTATAGTCATATAATGACTGTTGACATCTTTACCAGTACAATTGTATGTGAAAATTAGGTAATATGACATCTTCCTTCATCTGATTATCACATATTTGATGGATGCAGAAGGACACAGCCGATGAGCTTGCTGAAAGCATTCATGAGTTCTTGTCCGGATTACCAAAACCCATGAAAGTCACCAAGACAAAAGAGCCTGTACCAGAGCATATCCGTGAAATGCTTGATGAAGCCCCATCCAATGTTCATCACCATGGTTTTGGTGGTCATGACCATAGCCATGGTCAGGGTCAGGGTCACGATGTTGGATACCCAACTGGCTATGGACTCAGACATGAATTTCGTTGAGAGTTTGAACTACTATAACTATAGGCCTGCAATTATTGTGGAAGTTTCTTTTTTAGGTGGCTGTTGTATAAGAAGTATAATCCTATATTCTAAGTTTTATAGTGTTTACAGATTGTTCAATCTTTTTGTGGAATTAGTAAGAAAGGTGTTGAGTGTTGACAGATTTTAAATTAGGTTCCTGAGTGTTGACAGATTTCGAATTAGGTTCCTGATTGTTGGTAATCCTCTAGGATGTTCTTTAATCTGTTTGGTATGCTAATGTGATCCCTCAAACTATCAAAGCCTACCTATATTTAATATATCCATAATTCGTATTCAGTCAACAGTTTTTCTTTGACTGTTGATATGAGTTGTAGATTTTGGTTGACTTTAGAGCTGTCTGATGAATCTTTTATGAAATATTAGCCATTGATGATAAAATTAACTGCACACGTTCTCCGTTGTCCATCGTCAAGACGTCAACTGTATGTGAGCTTGAAGAGGCTGTTCTTGCGGGTGATGATGCCTTAATGCTATGTGTCAAACAAACCTTATGTCTAAATTGGAAGGTCAAAAATAACTCATCAAGGTAAGCTTAAAGTTCATAAGCTATAACCACATCGCATGAAGTATTGGTTAAATATTACACTAGCTAGAAAGAAAAGTGAACATCCAGCCGCATGAAAATCTAAAATTTCAGGGCATGCAGCTAAATATAACTCTACTACAAAGAACAAACCGATTTAAATGTCATGTTCAATCGAGGTTCCTCTGCTCTCTTATCAAAGGGCGAAACAAAATGAGTAATAACTAGAAAACGGCAGATAATTAAACATTTCCATGACTTGGCACATGCCTACATGACTTGGCTCTTCACCAATCAAATCATCTAACACCGTCTTAACAAAATCATCCGTTATTTCAGTTGacattttgaaattcaaaaacaaattGACCAaggtgtttttaaaaaaatgggcAGCCTAATCAACAAACCCAATACTAGCCCAattcaagaaaaccaaaaaatttagTTCAAAATGGAATCTAAGCCCGACAAACACCTACTGTTAATTCTTAGCCCAACACTCTTTTAGAGCAAACGGAGTGTACGTAATTATGGTGATTTTATGAGTTGATACCGTCGGTAACACCGTCACAGGTATAGATTTTATGGCTCGACGGCATGAACAAAAGGCTGTGAACCCGTTGCCCATAAAATCGGAATAATAGGACCCACATACGAAAATAGACGTTGAGCCATGAATGTGTTTGACCAAAAATAGCCGTTGGctatctaaataaaaaaaaaaaccttttcctatatttttttaatatatatatatataagcagcatggttggatcagtggtaaacatccttgactctggagacagaggccatgggttcgatcctcatccca
Coding sequences within:
- the LOC122592930 gene encoding protein AUXIN RESPONSE 4 translates to MATKTTQQQIPNSSPKTPNKKPPNPFTFWFYFTISVSIITPIFITFSTFSTQNDPKTWFLTLPTNLRNHYSNGKYIKVQTRLESDSLDVFTIQDGPSDSLQNVLLVHGYASSSYLFTDLVKKLGKKGIKTVALDLPGFGFSDKYEMVTEEKVIEGFGRVLELYNEIKEKGIFWGFDQLVEQGYVNYDYEENEIRVSKVTSLKAVELGSEEMGRVLRQVINALGLAPVDLVLHDSAFNLGANWVSKNVEFVRSVTLIDSASNQPAFPLWVLKMPVLREVALGFGFLFGKVIENCCSKSVGGFDAEGHRLLLKGRDGRKSAVGTGNKMNSSFDIAEWGKLDGVKNLPMQVIWSTSWSEEWIKQGHKVAAMLPHATFVTHSGGRWPQKDTADELAESIHEFLSGLPKPMKVTKTKEPVPEHIREMLDEAPSNVHHHGFGGHDHSHGQGQGHDVGYPTGYGLRHEFR
- the LOC122594164 gene encoding probable linoleate 9S-lipoxygenase 5, producing the protein MKTITGRVVLMKKNQLDINDLSASVLDRVHELLGKNVTIQLISAHHRSAHHQSSEGNLRSKIGKPAMLEDWITTITPLADGESSYKVSFQWDEEDGHMEVPGAFLIQNHHHSEFYLKTLTLEDVPGHGQVHFVCNSWVYPAKHYKKDRVFFTNKAYLPSETPEFLHSYRQDEMEILRGDGTGMLQEWDRVYDYAFYNDLGDPDKDLDDARPILGGSSEYPYPRRGRTGRPPTKSDPKTESRLPLIMSLNIYVPRDERFGHLKLSDFLAYGLKSIVQFLVPEFQALSDSTHDEFDSFEDIMKLYEGGFKLPGGPLFDRIREKVPLEILKTLLETDSSGVTKFPKPQIIKEDKSAWRTDEEFAREMLAGVNPVKIRLLKEFPPTSKLDVNVYGNQNSSIQAHHVEKNLHGLKVNEVLKANKLFILDHHDSLMPYLRRINASTNKIYASRTLLILQNDGTLKPLAIELSLPHPEDDKLGAISNVYTPAENGVEGSIWQLAKAYVAVNDSGIHQLISHWLSTHAVVEPFVIAANRQLSVLHPVYKLLYPHFRDTMNINAFARQILINGGGILEKTVFPGRYSMELSSVLYKDWVFPEQALPMDLVKRGMAVEDSNSPHGLRLLIEDYPYAVDGLEIWSAIKSWVEDYCKFYYKNDDIVQNDTELQAWWKELREEGHGDKKDEPWWPKMDSCQNLIDICSTFIWVASALHAAVNYGQYPYAGYLPNRPTLSRRFMPEPNTPEYDELKKDPDSVFLKTITPQLQTLLGVALIELLSRHSSDEIYLGQRECPEWTLDAEPLNAFKKFGEKLKGIEERIVAMNNDEKLTNRVGPANVPYTLLYPTSEKGLTGKGIPNSTAM